One window of Siniperca chuatsi isolate FFG_IHB_CAS linkage group LG19, ASM2008510v1, whole genome shotgun sequence genomic DNA carries:
- the scrib gene encoding protein scribble homolog isoform X3, translated as MLKCIPLWRCNRHVESVDKRHCNLQTVPDEVFRYSRSLEELLLDANQLKELPKPFFRLLNLRKLGLSDNEIQRLPPEVANFMQLVELDISRNDIPEIPESIKFCRALEIADFSGNPLSRLPDGFTQLRALAHLALNDVSLQTLPNDIGNLANLVTLELRENLLKSLPTSLSFLVKLEQLDLGSNELDVLPDTLGALPNLRELWLDRNQLSSLPPELGNLRRLVCLDVSENRLEELPSELKGLLALTDLLLTQNLLEVVPDSIGCLKQLSILKVDQNRLTHLTDSIGECENLTELVLTENLLQSLPRSLGKLKKLTNLNVDRNRLGSVPKELGGCASLNVLSLRDNCLGKLPAELADATELHVLDVAGNRLQNLPFALTNLNLKAMWLAENQSQPMLKFQTEDDERTGEKVLTCYLLPQQPSSSLENLLQNSVDDSWTDSNLNRVSVIQFQEETKAEEEDDEAAAERRGLQRRATPHPSELKVMKKVIEERRNEAYTSRPDGEESPDPQEKRLSDLSNQSRDSQVSNSTLSATSHEDRQNVTAASQREDLVDGHSPLEEEELDEMEVEYIEPTVHFAEEPIFRGGDEDDEEDGEDGERSDEEDERPAFPAEKQRLIRKDTPHYKKHFKITKLPKPEAVAALLQGFSPDGLNSATQAAEDEDEEEQSVCTPQHHHRMEELEDSRLQVNSSQVKGVSFDQVNNLLIEPARIEEEEHTLTIQRQTGGLGISIAGGKGSTPYKGDDEGIFISRVSEEGPAARAGVKVGDKLLEVNGVDLHEAEHHTAVEALRSSGATVSMTVLRERMVEPENAITTTPLRPEDDYFPRERRSSGLAFNLETTPSGPQQRLSTCLIRNDKGLGFSIAGGKGSTPYRTGDTGIYISRIAEGGAAHRDSTLRVGDRVISINGVDMTEARHDQAVALLTGTSPTIALLVERDPNAPGGSPGQSRARAHSPPPPEPSDSPDQEEDGLSLHGNHLSQMEDEYPIEEVTLMKSGGPLGLSIVGGSDHASHPFGVNEPGVFISKVIPHGLACQSGLRVGDRILEVNTIDLRHATHQEAVRALLANKQEIRMLVRRDPSPPGMQEIVIQKQPGEKLGISIRGGAKGHAGNPFDATDEGIFISKVSSSGAAARDGRLQVGMRILEVNNHSLLGMTHTEAVRVLRAVGDSLVMLVCDGFDPRKETAVEASPGIIANPFATGIVRKNSMESISSIDRDLSPEEMDIMQKESEMVRETSQWEREEMEKVERMRLEREEATRLLEEETENIGTGPLKLDYKTLAALPTTSLQKLNRFSTSLSLTAPMEAPLQAQYGAPLEPLGFGLGHPTKPLSHMDPESSPSLNTEHLPQSEHTNYLHGSQFSPNETSTTDSAGSSTTINSSTFVAEEEECMVDSQPICFKENPFLVANRKGKGRPPAEQILSGPPVGYGKQGQLQPWLFSKAPPSDFTRTDSPIRETPYSPTIQPANVHYTSTPTARDDISSSTRPGAIQPVGRVRQSNSPATVDGHSPNPFQHGPSPFNSQTSPRAPSPTSPDEFPMNVKQAYKAFAAVPRSLAVLEPPQDLYGVRNNFHPKQPSPEPELNNEVFDDDIDGQEGAVKGLTSKVSPRREYMSLAAVPRLSRISTDLQSPSPSGKDSPEQRSFRDRQKYFEIDVKQQTPDKPKPRVSLVGEDDLKKMREEEERKFEQRAREYLLDEDDDDEEEDLAKQVAQMKASGKVLLDGVEYNVEPVSTPSQHCATPPSYCGSSGPSSVDGKGDSQRNSLEDSFRLEQRPNSMTGLIPVYPGETAAPIRTAKAERRHQERLRMQSPELAVAPDKDLSPAEKRALEAEKRAMWRAARPYGLEEDVRQYEQDLAKRLYQARVRASQGTAEAPQPPTSSCTSSSAASQLRMKSLEQDALKAQMVISKSRDGKKRGTLDQLTESPSPAPTPSPTPMEELSLRGLTSPGRLSLSSKKFDYRQFAAIPSSKPVYDIQSPDTGDDMQFINDSSSNPGPAASPEAEVPTPLPATSALEEMALYSNKRKLRQGRRSLETAVPT; from the exons CTGGGCAGCAATGAACTGGATGTTTTG CCGGACACCCTCGGTGCTCTCCCCAACCTGAGGGAGCTATGGCTAGACCGTAACCAGTTGTCCTCATTACCACCA gagCTAGGGAACCTCCGGAGACTGGTGTGTCTGGATGTGTCCGAGAATCGTCTGGAGGAGCTTCCCTCAGAGCTAAAAGGCCTCCTGGCTCTCACTGACCTGCTGCTCACACAGAACCTGCTGGAGGTCGTCCCAGACAGCATAG GCTGCCTGAAACAGCTGTCCATCTTGAAGGTGGACCAGAATAGACTGACCCACCTGACTGATTCAATAGGAGAGTGTGAAAACCTCACAGAACTCGTCTTGACAGAGAACCTTTTACAG TCACTTCCTCGCTCGCTGGGCAAGCTGAAGAAGCTGACCAACCTGAATGTAGACCGCAACCGTTTGGGCAGCGTTCCCAAAGAGCTGGGCGGCTGTGCCAGCCTCAACGTTCTCTCATTGAGAGACAACTGCCTGGGCAAACTGCCTGCTGAGCTTGCAGATGCCACTGAGCTGCATGTGCTGGATGTGGCTGGAAACAG ATTACAAAACCTGCCTTTTGCCCTGACAAACCTCAATCTGAAGGCCATGTGGCTTGCAGAGAACCAGTCACAGCCAATGCTCAAGTTCCAGACAGAGGATGACGAGCGCACAGGAGAGAAGGTGTTGACCTGCTATTTGCTGCCCCAGCAGCCTTCTTCGAGCCTAG AGAACTTACTGCAGAACAGTGTGGATGACAGCTGGACAGACAGCAACCTGAACCGAGTCTCAGTCATTCAGTTCCAGGAAGAGACcaaggctgaggaggaggatgatgaggcTGCTGCAGAGCGCAGA ggtCTTCAGCGCAGAGCCACGCCGCACCCAAGTGAGCTGAAGGTGATGAAGAAGGTGAttgaggagaggaggaatgaagCTTACACATCTAGACCTGATGGAGAAGAGTCTCCTGATCCACAG GAGAAGCGGCTCAGTGACCTCTCCAATCAGAGCCGTGACTCCCAGGTGTCCAATAGCACACTGTCGGCCACCTCTCATGAGGACAGGCAAAATGTGACTGCAGCCTCGCAGAGGGAGGACCTTGTAGACGGCCACTCCCctctggaggaggaagagctggATGAAATGGAGGTGGAGTACATTGAG CCTACTGTGCACTTTGCAGAGGAGCCCATCTTCCGTGGTGGGGATGAGGATGACGAGGAGGACGGTGAAGATGGTGAGAGGAGTGACGAGGAAGACGAGAGGCCGGCTTTCCCCGCAGAGAAGCAGCGTCTGATCAGAAAAGACACGCCACACTACAAGAAGCACTTCAAGATCACCAAGCTGCCCAAGCCCGAGGCCGTGGCTGCGCTGCTGCAGGGCTTCAGTCCTGACGGCCTCAACTCTGCGACACAGGCTGCTGAGGACGAGGATGAGGAAGAGCAAAGTGTATGCACTCCTCAGCACCATCACAGAATGGAGGAGCTTGAGGACAGCCGGCTCCAGGTCAACTCCAGTCAAGTAAAG GGGGTGTCATTTGATCAAGTCAATAATCTGCTGATTGAACCTGCTCGAATTGAGGAGGAAGAG CACACCTTGACCATCCAGCGACAAACGGGCGGCCTAGGTATCAGCATTGCTGGGGGGAAAGGATCTACTCCTTACAAAGGAGATGACGAG GGAATCTTCATCTCCAGGGTATCTGAGGAAGGTCCTGCAGCCAGAGCAGGGGTTAAAGTGGGAGACAAACTCCTAGAG GTGAATGGAGTGGACCTCCATGAAGCAGAACATCACACAGCAGTTGAAGCTCTTCGTAGCTCTGGTGCTACAGTGTCCATGACGGTGCTGCGGGAGCGTATGGTGGAGCCAGAGAACGCCATCACCACCACGCCACTGAGGCCAGAGGACGACTACTTCCCGCGGGAGAGACGGAGCAGTGGCCTAGCCTTCAACTTGGAGACGACTCCCAGCGGGCCTCAACAGCGGCTCTCCACCTGCCTGATCCGAAACGACAAGGGACTGGGATTCAGCATCGCAGGCGGCAAAGGCTCCACGCCCTACCGCACAGGAGACACG GGAATCTACATCTCTCGCATCGCAGAAGGGGGAGCagcacacagagacagcacaCTGCGAGTAGGCGACAGGGTGATCTCT ATCAATGGTGTAGACATGACAGAGGCCAGGCATGACCAGGCAGTAGCGCTCCTTACCGGCACCTCCCCCACCATCGCCCTCCTAGTGGAGCGAGACCCGAATGCACCAGGGGGTTCTCCAGGTCAATCCCGGGCTCGAGCCCACTCCCCTCCACCCCCAGAACCCTCAGATTCACCAGACCAGGAGGAGGACGGCCTTTCCCTTCACGGGAACCACCTGAGCCAAATGGAGGACGAGTATCCCATCGAG GAAGTGACCCTGATGAAGTCAGGTGGCCCTCTAGGCCTGAGCATTGTGGGAGGCAGTGATCATGCCAGTCACCCATTCGGGGTCAATGAACCTGGGGTGTTCATCTCGAAG GTGATTCCTCACGGTTTAGCATGTCAAAGTGGACTTCGTGTTGGGGACCGCATATTAGAAGTGAACACCATCGACCTGCGTCATGCCACTCACCAGGAAGCTGTGCGAGCCCTGCTGGCCAACAAGCAGGAGATCCGTATGTTGGTACGGAGGGACCCTTCACCGCCTGGGATGCAG GAAATTGTGATCCAGAAGCAGCCAGGGGAGAAGCTTGGCATCAGTATTCGTGGAGGGGCCAAGGGTCATGCAGGAAACCCCTTTGACGCCACAGATGAAGGCATCTTCATTTCTAAG GTGAGTTCGAGCGGTGCAGCAGCAAGAGACGGCCGACTGCAGGTTGGCATGCGTATTCTGGAGGTGAACAACCACAGCCTGCTGGGGATGACACACACGGAGGCAGTGCGAGTGCTCCGTGCTGTAGGAGACTCCCTGGTCATGCTGGTTTGTGACGGCTTCGACCCACGAAAAGAGACTGCTGTGGAG GCGTCTCCTGGCATCATTGCCAACCCATTCGCAACAGGCATCGTCCGTAAGAACAGCATGGAAAGCATCTCTTCTATAGACCGAGACCTGAGCCCAGAGGAGATGGACATCATGCAGAAG GAGTCTGAGATGGTGAGAGAGACGTCACAGTGGGAGCGAGAAGAGATGGAGAAGGTG GAGCGTATGCGCTTGGAGCGTGAGGAGGCAACTCGCCTGCTAGAAGAGGAGACTGAG aACATTGGCACTGGACCTCTAAAACTTGACTACAAAACCCTAGCTGCTCTGCCCACCACCAGTCTGCAGAAACTCAACAGG TTCTCTACTTCTCTAAGTCTGACTGCTCCCATGGAGGCCCCCCTGCAGGCCCAGTACGGAGCCCCTTTAGAGCCTCTGGGCTTCGGCTTAGGCCACCCCACTAAACCCCTCAGCCACATGGACCCCGAGTCCTCCCCCAGTCTGAACACAGAGCATCTGCCCCAGTCTGAACACACCAATTATCTTCATGGATCCCAGTTCTCCCCTAATGAGACCTCTACTACTGATAGTGCTGGCTCATCAACAACCATTAATTCATCAACATTTGTAGCTGAAGAAGAGGAATGCATGGTGGACTCTCAGCCGATCTGCTTTAAAGAGAACCCTTTCTTGGTGGCCAATCGCAAAGGAAAGGGCCGTCCACCTGCAGAGCAGATCCTGTCAGGGCCTCCTGTGGGCTACGGGAAGCAAGGCCAACTGCAGCCCTGGTTGTTCAGCAAG GCACCCCCTTCTGATTTCACCAGGACGGACAGCCCAATCAGGGAAACACCGTATTCTCCCACCATCCAACCG GCCAACGTTCATTACACCTCAACTCCTACTGCCAGGGATGATATTTCATCATCA ACGCGACCGGGTGCCATCCAGCCAGTTGGGCGTGTGCGGCAGAGTAACTCCCCCGCCACTGTGGATGGCCACAGTCCCAACCCCTTCCAGCATGGCCCCTCCCCCTTCAACTCCCAGACCTCT CCTCGCGCCCCCTCCCCTACCTCGCCTGACGAGTTCCCCATGAATGTCAAGCAGGCATACAAGGCATTTGCCGCCGTGCCTCGCTCATTGGCAGTGCTGGAGCCGCCGCAG GACCTGTATGGTGTGAGGAACAATTTCCACCCAAAGCAACCTTCTCCAGAG CCTGAGTTGAACAACGAGGTGTTTGATGATGACATAGACGGTCAGGAGGGAGCTGTTAAGGGTCTGACCAGCAAGGTCTCCCCCCGTCGGGAGTATATGAGCCTGGCAGCAGTGCCTCGCCTCTCCAGGATTTCCACGGACCTGCAG AGTCCTTCTCCTAGTGGTAAGGACAGCCCAGAGCAGCGCTCTTTCAGGGACAGACAGAAGTATTTTGAGATTGACGTGAAGCAGCAAACACCAGACAAACCCAAACCTCGAGTCTCTCTTGTTGGAGAAGATGACCTCAAGAAaatgagggaggaggaag AGAGGAAGTTTGAGCAGCGGGCGCGGGAGTACCTGCTGGATGAAGATGACGACGACGAGGAGGAGGACCTGGCTAAACAGGTGGCGCAGATGAAGGCCTCTGGCAAAGTGTTGTTGGATGGAGTGGAGTACAACGTGGAGCCAGTATCCACCCCATCCCAGCACTGCGCCACACCACCAAGCTACTGTGGCAGCTCAGG gccTTCCTCTGTTGATGGTAAGGGAGACTCTCAGAGGAATTCATTGGAGGACAGCTTCAGGCTGGAGCAGAGGCCCAACTCCATGACTGG TCTGATCCCAGTGTACCCCGGGGAGACGGCGGCCCCCATCCGCACTGCCAAAGCAGAGCGAAGACACCAAGAGAGACTTCGTATGCAGAGCCCTGAGCTGGCTGTGGCCCCTGACAAGGACCTGTCCCCTGCTGAGAAACGAGCTCTGGAGGCCGAGAAGAGAGCCATGTGGAGGGCAGCACG GCCCTATGGCCTAGAGGAGGATGTTAGGCAGTATGAGCAGGACCTGGCTAAGAGGCTCTACCAGGCCCGAGTGAGGGCATCTCAGGGCACAGCAGAGGCCCCCCAgccccccacctcctcctgtacctcctcctctgcagcctCCCAGCTCAG AATGAAGTCTCTGGAGCAGGATGCACTGAAAGCACAGATGGTCATCTCCAAGTCTCGGGACGGGAAGAAACGTGGCACACTAGACCAACTGACGGAGTCACCCTCGCCCGCCCCCACACCTTCTCCAACACCTATGGAAG AACTCAGTCTTCGAGGACTAACCTCTCCAGGCAGGCTG TCCCTGTCGTCAAAGAAGTTTGACTACCGACAGTTTGCTGCCATTCCTTCTTCCAAACCCGTATACGACATCCAG TCCCCTGACACAGGCGATGACATGCAGTTCATCAACGACAGCTCCAGCAACCCAG GGCCTGCTGCAAGCCCTGAGGCTGAGGTACCCACCCCTCTGCCTGCCACCTCAGCCCTGGAGGAGATGGCCCTGTACAGCAACAAGCGCAAACTGAGGCAGGGCCGCCGCAGCCTGGAAACTGCTGTGCCCACGTAA